From the Paenibacillus sp. R14(2021) genome, the window CTGCATTATCAGTTTCAATACTATATCGATAACAAAGTAACGCACGAGAATATTCCGCAGGGCGAAGCGGGAGCGCGAATGGTCGCATGGCTCACGGAAAACTACCGTCAGGCGCTGCTGAAGACAGACGCAGAGGACGTTCAGCTGCTGTTCTCGAAGAAGGGGAAGGCGACCGTATTGAGCAAGCCTTCTTCCTTGCCGTCAGGAACGCGGAAGGACGAGCTGTCGCATAACCGCCAGAAGCAGCGCGTCGTACAGGAAGGCGAGGCCGCGCCGTTCATGGTGGAGCTTGGCATCATGACAAAGGACGGCCAGGTGATTGCGAAGAAACAGGATAAGTTCCGCCAAATCAACCGCTTTCTTGAAATGGTTACGGACGTGCTTCCCTATTTGCCGGCTGACCGCGAAATCACGATCGTCGATTTCGGCTGCGGCAAGTCGTATTTGACCTTCGCGCTCTATCATTTGCTTGCCGTTAAGCAGCAGCGCCCGATATCCGTCGTCGGCTTGGATTTGAAGGCGGACGTCATCGCGTTCTGCTCGGAGCTGGCGCAGAAGCTCGGCTACGACCGTCTTCGTTTTCAAGTCGGCGATATTGCCGAGTACAAGGAGCAGACGGAAGTCGATATGGTCGTGACGCTTCATGCCTGCGATACGGCTACGGACGCCGCGCTGGTGAAGGCCGTGGAGTGGGGGGCTTCCGTCATCCTGTCGGTGCCTTGCTGCCAGCATGAGCTGTTCAAACAGATCGAGAACGACGCCATGAAACCGCTGCTAACGCATGGCTTGCTCAAAGAGCGGTTCACTGCGCTTGCCACGGACGCGATTCGTTCCCAGCTTCTGGAGGTGCTTGGCTATCGGACGCAGCTGCTGGAGTTTATCGACCCGGAGCATACGCCGAAGAATATGCTGATTCGGGCTGTCAAGTCGATCGGGGGAAATACAGAAGCATCCAGAAAATGGAGCGAGTATGAGGCGTTTCGGAATATGCTGCAGGTTTCGCCATACTTGGAACGGGCATTGGAAGAACGGCTCCAGCTCGCGATAAAATGATGTTAAATAAGGTTACAACTGTTGTTGTCGAATATTAAATCTGTGTGATAGAATAGAGTGGAAATATGCAGATTGTCCCAGGCCTTTTTTCATAGAAAACTATAGATTGATTTGGGT encodes:
- a CDS encoding SAM-dependent methyltransferase; translated protein: MDSKEQWQTDLMQWVSEGELRGATFSQLRRKDGQIPSKTVIRPIALKGALHYQFQYYIDNKVTHENIPQGEAGARMVAWLTENYRQALLKTDAEDVQLLFSKKGKATVLSKPSSLPSGTRKDELSHNRQKQRVVQEGEAAPFMVELGIMTKDGQVIAKKQDKFRQINRFLEMVTDVLPYLPADREITIVDFGCGKSYLTFALYHLLAVKQQRPISVVGLDLKADVIAFCSELAQKLGYDRLRFQVGDIAEYKEQTEVDMVVTLHACDTATDAALVKAVEWGASVILSVPCCQHELFKQIENDAMKPLLTHGLLKERFTALATDAIRSQLLEVLGYRTQLLEFIDPEHTPKNMLIRAVKSIGGNTEASRKWSEYEAFRNMLQVSPYLERALEERLQLAIK